From Danio rerio strain Tuebingen ecotype United States chromosome 7, GRCz12tu, whole genome shotgun sequence, the proteins below share one genomic window:
- the LOC110438689 gene encoding uncharacterized protein, with protein sequence MVLRAGGTTVSVTMSKPGEKMLDSDVVRPRRITRPPSYLQDYEFGLAQTQHTFANEHASAVRNTDVISFIHEMREESKQLRQDVQRISEIITNLPVLDTPQVSPSLQPSPDAEFDRSAIPMAARRMSPPHYEQSSDQPELPPPVPPRDESLHVYNDSRQDLIEDLIHRLKETGRLSGAPIHSGQATPQYAEPPMVERKLMPYAIDRHNQSTPSNRLYDESNPLPNHFRQPPRDPCHPPADPYKYNSHSEYKPARNLSDPRYGHLTQTSHKPVMLEHSGPYFQRERRNNHYPDNERFYSTDMPYPTLHQEPNLPYQSMSVQYRGPTPTIPDFIHDDPREFNRLKLALDNVLPEDASESFKFQILMDHLKLEDALLIADSYSHGPSPFSDTMRALIDMYGQPHQLALQRISSLMDGPNIRSGDVRAFKGFALRVRALVGMLNQLGSPGWTELKCGSHVSRLLTKLPYDLRANFKRFINPLQTPIPTLLDLADWLEYEVRVQVEGTRYTTFLDREKFGLHKDKRPGFPARKPTTILHGRDQKEVLTGNFGTGSVPSGKTQEKPKKYCPFCDTINHYMNQCSNFKLLTKQQVENWIKMGHRCWRCGRSHPTSKCTLKAKCKQCERRHLEVLHDVNTNSDSSRTCNIRESHSSTDPVSSTSQTLYLDRPTSGKQVLLKLSRVVIRNGDRSLETYAVLDDGLERTILLHEAAQRLGLQGTIEDLALRTVRQEVHTIRGNSVSFTIAPASQPDRSFQVFGAFTAKGLGLVKHTYPITELQQKHGYLRDLPLHAINQAQPLVLIGSDYPHLITPVEPVILGSKGGPAAVHTRLGWTLQGPSRILCSQLQPQECFFVSCAKPDSELFNQVENLWKLDILPYRSDKVVTRSRQDAEAIRILEEKTVRINVEGVKRYATPLLWKESLPPLNAPKEAVLPLLRSAEKRLSKEPKLTNIYNTEIQKLQQAGYITLPTTEECGLSSHSWYIPHHIVHHNGKNRIVFNCSFEYQGQSLNENLLPGPTLGPSLLGVLLRFREHPIAVCSDVRGMFHQVRLLDEDKPFLKFLWRDGITSEPPTIYQWAVLPFGTTCSPCCAVFALQSHAGILESTDDVRQTVERNFYVDNCLKSISDVEQAKQLVNRLQNHLSEGGFELRQWASNDPTVIDHFPSELKSKGSEIWLSQGTTNPLEQTLGLIWNCQSDTLAYKPFQEDKGEITMRKIYRTLAKQYDPLGYLIPFTTRAKIIVQLLWNKKRGWDDPCLPADLLAAWEEWENELPHLAQITLPRCYSGIVQQPIKHRSVHIFCDASERAYGSVAYLSTEDDQQNTQIAFLAARSRVAPKRQLSIARLELCGALTGAQLGAVLKRELTQEIHHFVYWTDSTTVLAWLQSDSCRYKVFVGVRVSEIQELSDPGSWHYVDSSTNPADDITRGLTLTQLTQDNRWRQGPAFLTQPKCNWPKVPERQTPDEDSELRKLTFCGTLNETPVIPDVQQFSSYQELLDNTVKSLHGAAEKGQPPNANDYHDAELTLLRHCQMHDFPKEFALLKEGKPVPNSSQLSGLAPEYDQDSNLIRVGGRLRRCESLTKDILHPVVLNPTNPVVTLLIKHYDAKLLHSGPGRVYAELRRKFWILRGREAVKKHQRCCPECQKWRGRPVIPKMSDIPPSSLRLFKPPFYSTGVDCFGPLMIKIGRRTEKRWGIVYKCLTTRAVSLDLLDHMDTDSFLLSLRRFTARRGRPYELLSDQGTNFRGGNTELEEAFKEMQPLLRDQLAKEQIRFRFNPPSAPHFGGSWEREVRSVKTALRTTLGAQIVTEEVLRTVLVEVEGILNSRPLGYVSSDVADPDPVTPNSLLMGRPDSSLPQVVYPESDLLSRKRWRHSQILSDHFWKHFVHDFLPTLQARQKWKQERDNITVGTVVLIADEQLPRALWRVGTVSSIIPSPDGRVRTAVIKVKEHTYTRPVAKLIRLPALPQDTDVIQ encoded by the coding sequence atggtccttcgagccggaggcACAACCGTCTCAGTAACGATGTCCAAACCAGGAGAGAAAATGTTAGATAGTGACGTAGTTCGCCCACGTAGAATTACTAGACCGCCTTCATATCTTCAAGATTATGAGTTTGGTTTAGCTCAGACACAGCATACATTCGCAAACGAGCATGCTAGTGCAGTAAGAAATACTGATGTTATCTCTTTCATCCACGAAATGAGAGAAGAGAGCAAGCAGCTGAGGCAAGATGTGCAACGAATTTCAGAAATAATCACTAATTTACCTGTGTTAGATACACCACAGGTTTCGCCATCCTTACAGCCATCTCCTGATGCGGAGTTTGACAGATCTGCTATTCCAATGGCTGCTAGGAGGATGTCTCCCCCTCATTATGAGCAAAGTTCTGATCAACCCGAACTGCCCCCACCAGTGCCTCCAAGAGATGAGTCACTGCATGTGTATAACGATAGCCGACAAGACCTCATTGAAGATCTCATACATCGTCTAAAGGAAACAGGACGACTGAGTGGTGCTCCAATACATTCAGGTCAGGCAACACCTCAATATGCGGAGCCCCCCATGGTAGAGAGGAAACTTATGCCATATGCAATTGATCGTCATAATCAGTCTACTCCATCTAATCGGCTATATGATGAATCTAACCCATTACCCAATCACTTTCGTCAACCCCCTCGAGATCCATGTCATCCTCCTGCTGACCCATATAAATATAATTCGCATTCAGAGTACAAGCCTGCCAGAAATCTTAGTGATCCACGTTATGGGCATTTAACTCAAACTTCCCACAAACCAGTCATGCTTGAACATTCTGGTCCTTATTTTCAACGAGAACGGAGAAATAATCACTATCCTGATAATGAACGATTCTATTCAACTGATATGCCATATCCAACCTTGCACCAAGAGCCTAATCTTCCTTACCAGTCTATGTCAGTCCAGTATCGTGGGCCTACACCCACCATCCCAGATTTTATACATGATGATCCGCGAGAGTTTAATCGACTTAAACTTGCTTTAGACAACGTTTTGCCTGAAGACGCATCTGAATCATTCAAGTTTCAAATACTCATGGATCATTTGAAATTAGAAGATGCCTTGCTCATTGCAGATTCTTACAGTCATGGTCCTTCTCCCTTTAGTGACACTATGCGAGCACTTATAGACATGTATGGGCAACCACACCAGCTGGCACTGCAGCGAATATCCAGTTTGATGGATGGGCCCAATATCAGAAGTGGAGATGTCAGAGCCTTCAAAGGATTTGCTCTTCGTGTTCGTGCTTTAGTAGGGATGTTGAATCAGTTGGGTAGTCCAGGATGGACCGAGCTGAAATGCGGTTCTCATGTATCACGCCTCTTAACAAAGTTGCCTTATGATCTGAGAGCCAACTTTAAGAGATTTATCAACCCACTGCAGACTCCCATCCCTACACTGCTTGATTTAGCTGACTGGCTTGAATATGAGGTACGTGTGCAGGTAGAGGGAACACGATACACTACCTTTCTTGATCGAGAGAAGTTTGGTCTACACAAGGATAAGAGGCCAGGATTTCCTGCTCGAAAGCCAACTACTATCCTACATGGGAGAGACCAGAAGGAAGTATTAACAGGAAACTTTGGTACAGGGTCAGTACCTTCAGGAAAAACACAGGAGAAGCCCAAGAAGTATTGTCCCTTTTGTGATACCATCAATCATTATATGAATCAGTGCTCAAACTTTAAGCTCCTGACTAAGCAACAGGTCGAGAATTGGATTAAAATGGGTCACCGATGCTGGAGATGTGGCCGAAGTCATCCAACCTCAAAGTGTACTCTAAAGGCGAAATGTAAACAATGCGAAAGGAGACATCTTGAAGTGCTGCATGATGTTAATACCAACTCTGATTCAAGCAGGACATGCAACATCAGAGAGTCACATAGTAGCACAGATCCAGTAAGTTCTACTTCTCAGACCTTGTATCTGGACCGACCCACAAGCGGAAAGCAAGTGCTACTTAAATTGAGTCGGGTTGTGATTCGTAATGGGGACAGGTCACTAGAGACCTATGCGGTGCTGGATGATGGATTAGAGCGAACGATTTTATTGCATGAGGCTGCTCAGCGTTTAGGCCTTCAAGGAACAATTGAGGACTTAGCGCTTCGTACAGTGAGACAGGAGGTACACACCATTCGTGGAAATTCAGTGTCCTTCACAATCGCTCCTGCTTCACAACCTGACAGATCATTTCAAGTTtttggagcctttactgcaaaaGGGTTGGGGTTAGTCAAACATACTTATCCCATCACTGAATTGCAGCAGAAACATGGCTATCTCAGAGATCTGCCTCTACATGCAATCAATCAGGCACAGCCATTAGTGCTTATTGGTTCTGACTACCCACATCTGATAACACCTGTGGAACCTGTGATATTGGGGTCTAAAGGAGGACCGGCAGCAGTACATACGAGACTTGGATGGACATTGCAAGGTCCATCAAGGATCCTTTGTTCTCAGCTCCAACCACAGGAATGTTTCTTTGTTTCTTGTGCAAAACCAGACTCAGAACTATTCAACCAAGTGGAGAACTTGTGGAAACTGGATATTCTGCCCTATCGCTCTGATAAGGTTGTGACACGCTCACGTCAAGATGCTGAGGCCATTCGGATTCTGGAGGAAAAAACAGTCAGAATTAATGTGGAGGGAGTCAAAAGATACGCAACCCCACTACTCTGGAAAGAGTCACTCCCACCATTGAATGCACCCAAAGAAGCTGTTCTACCTCTGCTACGTAGTGCAGAAAAACGACTGTCTAAAGAGCCCAAATTGACCAATATCTATAATACTGAAATCCAAAAGTTACAGCAAGCAGGATACATCACTTTACCAACAACAGAGGAGTGTGGTTTGAGCTCTCATTCATGGTATATACCTCATCATATCGTCCATCACAATGGAAAGAACCGCATAGTATTTAACTGCTCCTTTGAATACCAAGGTCAATCACTGAATGAGAACCTACTACCTGGGCCTACTCTTGGGCCAAGTTTGTTGGGAGTACTACTTCGCTTCCGGGAGCATCCAATTGCTGTTTGTAGTGATGTGAGAGGCATGTTTCATCAAGTTCGCCTCCTTGATGAAGACAAACCCTTTCTCAAATTCCTATGGCGTGATGGCATTACGTCTGAGCCTCCAACCATCTATCAATGGGCAGTCTTACCTTTCGGAACCACCTGCAGTCCCTGCTGTGCTGTTTTCGCCCTTCAGTCACATGCAGGAATCCTTGAGTCCACAGATGATGTGCGGCAAACTGTTGAACGTAATTTCTACGTAGACAACTGTCTTAAAAGCATCTCAGATGTGGAACAGGCCAAGCAGCTAGTAAACAGATTACAAAATCATCTATCGGAGGGTGGTTTCGAGTTGCGACAatgggccagtaatgatcctacGGTCATTGACCATTTTCCATCTGAGCTGAAGTCAAAGGGCAGCGAGATCTGGCTCAGCCAAGGTACAACTAACCCTCTGGAACAAACCCTTGGACTAATATGGAACTGCCAATCTGATACCTTAGCATACAAACCATTCCAAGAGGATAAAGGAGAAATCACCATGCGCAAGATTTACCGCACACTTGCAAAGCAATACGACCCCTTAGGGTATCTGATTCCCTTCACTACAAGGGCAAAGATCATTGTACAATTGCTCTGGAACAAGAAAAGAGGCTGGGATGACCCCTGTCTGCCAGCTGATCTGCTAGCTGCATGGGAAGAATGGGAAAATGAGCTTCCCCATTTAGCTCAGATCACCTTACCACGGTGCTACAGTGGTATTGTTCAGCAGCCAATCAAACATCGCAGTGTTCACATTTTCTGCGATGCTTCAGAGAGAGCCTATGGCTCAGTAGCATACTTGAGTACTGAAGATGATCAGCAGAACACACAGATAGCTTTCCTAGCAGCAAGATCCAGAGTGGCTCCGAAGAGACAACTCTCCATTGCACGCTTAGAGCTATGTGGGGCTCTGACGGGAGCACAGCTAGGTGCCGTCTTGAAGAGAGAACTGACGCAAGAGATCCACCACTTTGTATATTGGACTGACTCTACCACAGTTCTAGCTTGGCTGCAGTCTGATTCTTGCAGGTACAAGGTGTTTGTGGGAGTCAGAGTTAGCGAAATACAAGAGTTGTCTGACCCAGGATCCTGGCATTATGTCGATTCATCGACTAATCCTGCTGATGATATTACTCGTGGTCTGACGTTGACACAATTGACCCAAGACAATCGCTGGAGGCAAGGTCCAGCCTTCTTGACACAACCAAAATGTAACTGGCCAAAGGTTCCTGAACGTCAAACCCCTGATGAAGACTCTGAGCTTAGGAAACTCACCTTCTGTGGGACACTTAATGAAACACCAGTTATTCCAGATGTTCAGCAATTCAGTAGTTATCAAGAGCTACTAGACAACACAGTGAAATCCCTTCATGGGGCGGCTGAAAAGGGACAACCACCAAATGCAAATGACTATCACGATGCAGAACTGACTCTCCTGAGACATTGTCAGATGCATGATTTCCCAAAAGAGTTTGCATTGCTCAAGGAAGGAAAGCCTGTACCAAACAGTAGTCAACTGTCAGGACTTGCACCTGAATATGACCAAGACTCCAATCTGATCAGAGTGGGCGGCAGACTTAGAAGATGTGAGAGCCTCACCAAAGATATTTTACATCCTGTCGTTTTAAATCCCACTAATCCAGTAGTTACTCTTCTTATTAAGCATTATGATGCAAAATTACTCCATTCCGGACCTGGAAGAGTGTACGCTGAGCTACGACGGAAATTTTGGATCCTAAGAGGGAGAGAGGCAGTGAAAAAGCATCAGCGCTGCTGCCCAGAATGCCAAAAGTGGAGAGGCCGACCAGTTATTCCGAAGATGTCAGATATTCCACCTTCCAGTCTTAGGTTGTTTAAACCTCCCTTTTACTCCACTGGTGTTGATTGTTTTGGCCCCCTTATGATAAAGATAGGCCGACGAACAGAGAAGAGGTGgggtatagtgtataagtgccTTACCACTAGAGCAGTCAGTCTTGACCTTCTGGACCATATGGACACTGATTCATTTCTGTTGTCTCTGAGACGCTTTACTGCACGTCGGGGAAGACCTTATGAGCTTTTATCCGACCAAGGAACTAATTTCCGAGGAGGAAATACGGAATTGGAGGAAGCTTTCAAGGAGATGCAACCACTACTGAGAGACCAACTGGCTAAAGAACAAATCAGATTTCGCTTTAATCCTCCCAGTGCACCACACTTTGGTGGATCTTGGGAGAGAGAAGTGCGGTCTGTGAAGACAGCACTGCGGACCACCTTGGGTGCTCAAATAGTAACTGAAGAAGTCTTGAGGACTGTCTTAGTGGAGGTCGAAGGTATCTTAAATTCGAGACCACTCGGTTACGTGTCTAGTGATGTCGCGGATCCAGACCCTGTGACGCCAAATTCATTGCTCATGGGGCGGCCTGACTCCTCCCTACCTCAGGTAGTCTATCCTGAGTCGGATCTGCTCAGTCGAAAGAGATGGAGGCACAGCCAAATTCTCAGTGACCACTTTTGGAAACATTTTGTGCATGACTTCCTGCCTACATTACAAGCGCGGCAGAAGTGGAAACAAGAAAGAGATAACATCACAGTTGGAACTGTAGTCCTCATAGCTGACGAGCAATTACCCAGAGCACTTTGGCGTGTTGGTACTGTTTCATCAATCATTCCTAGCCCTGATGGTAGAGTTAGAACAGCTGTCATTAAGGTCAAGGAACACACCTACACTCGACCAGTTGCCAAATTAATCAGACTACCCGCTTTACCTCAAGATACAGATGtcatacagtaa